The Pocillopora verrucosa isolate sample1 chromosome 2, ASM3666991v2, whole genome shotgun sequence genome has a segment encoding these proteins:
- the LOC131789735 gene encoding uncharacterized protein codes for MAFDHQQKSLPTSNHANTANFYSNHKTLNNAPNAPRHLQHAAHNQNFQAPPSYYHYPDRSYGPRFGLIRGYHKYLYDPRPQPEPCCECAPPRARKTQSPDGCNWGVAFGCILLIIGVLAILMGFLVPQKPSIARNTHLTSEERHELSQINLFIDVFVITGLAVLSMGGLLISVALLLPLLRRRTEPFHDEPIKYFGSEVYVKSEQLPMSKSGMPTINLGFHKDIVPGNVALRKIQPESVKSEPVDLITQTNSP; via the coding sequence ATGGCCTTtgatcatcaacaaaaatctCTGCCTACTTCGAACCATGCGAATACTGCTAATTTTTATTCGAACCATAAAACTTTGAACAATGCACCGAACGCTCCTAGGCATCTTCAACACGCCGCAcataatcaaaattttcaagcaCCACCTTCATATTATCATTACCCAGACAGAAGCTACGGCCCACGATTTGGACTCATACGAGGGTACCACAAATATTTGTACGACCCGAGACCTCAGCCGGAGCCTTGTTGCGAATGTGCCCCTCCTCGCGCAAGGAAAACACAATCGCCAGACGGCTGCAACTGGGGTGTTGCGTTTGGCTGTATTTTGCTAATCATTGGAGTCCTAGCAATTCTTATGGGATTTTTGGTTCCGCAGAAACCCTCCATAGCTAGAAACACACATTTAACATCGGAAGAAAGACATGAATTGAGCCAAATTAATCTCTTCATAGACGTTTTTGTGATAACAGGACTTGCAGTCCTCTCGATGGGGGGTTTGCTCATTTCTGTTGCCTTGTTGCTGCCTTTACTGAGACGAAGGACCGAACCTTTCCACGACGAGCCGATTAAATACTTCGGCAGCGAGGTTTATGTGAAGTCCGAACAATTGCCGATGTCAAAGTCGGGGATGCCGACAATAAACTTAGGATTTCACAAGGATATTGTGCCTGGAAACGTCGCTCTGCGTAAAATTCAACCAGAAAGTGTGAAAAGCGAACCTGTCGACTTAATTACCCAGACAAATTCCCCGTAA
- the LOC131789719 gene encoding uncharacterized protein isoform X1, producing the protein MSTVYDVSEAKTNGTKLIRLLFDGGTHVLRNFLHSVYPPDKLQGILKKNEAKLLRLKRKHVISENQWEMLFPTSGDPPDTETFDITFLHLLLREICHLTAPSTGWHNMPADDDNSLEANLVRIKCFRNELCHSVSTGIANTEYEDKWNKIASSLEALEMSVQRKKYAEKIEALKKDPIDHDVQRRLEEQAKIWEKVREQEKIDTTIFSTRSCLPDRIPEECVFGRNQEIERVKKMAEGGDIAVVLVTGGPGFGKTTVAKRVAHELAKSEKEGTVLFCGLLTKTNFNEVAVEMINSCSTNSTQVPENPGQWLRDWSKRVQNQVTFVLDNADSVLESSDRESFISILSDVRKLSRQKVAFVITARKTFENPDLQSCEVRLGPLSAEQARNLLISRVKVYGDAPQNLSRADYIAKNLCGCVPLALCIVGSLLSDYSEETLIESLEKEPLAVLEDDQRSVEKAIKTSFDLLNKPEQETFILLSLFQGPFDLNAVQAVTKAECSISGALPISILRSLKNRSLVEKPYFHRYQMHPLIQSYAKKIGRDKYDKLLAMGEELACVHFMLRLANNANSYWGKNTCKDSLVSFQEDKYNFEYFLQIYARGREEQDPEIVNGCELFLNSFPQKCMYLERCLHPRFYTEILERLLKTFDSGIQPVYVVDLLCLLGHEYRKKGEQEKYKEVMDRAEQIRLVSDAAFATKPLSEVYFHNSNARFLSYKKDIKENKRIEEETAMALKISGEQLHDHPERAATLLLSGIISKRCKQFDAAKKLFKEALELFQKSLEIHFMTAETLKATGDFYFFLAEKSEVDFEICLYYYKAALEMFDVLGVGGSKESILTLKNFGICHMKSENFDEAMNLLSKAEQIAERELEEDHTWKVSIKTSLALLLEKMNYVERAIKVMQEGLLMGKLLNLTIDKMGNKDQLREFLNRYPEKFPETEFPRSVASRKGHRFEQPHGKWKAGFGRGRHQSEN; encoded by the exons ATGAGTACTGTTTACGACGTATCAGAGGCGAAAACGAATGGTACAAAACTAATACGACTTCTGTTTGATGGAGGAACACACGTCCTACGCAATTTTTTACATTCTGTTTACCCACCGGATAAATTGCAGGgcatattgaaaaaaaatgaggcAAAGCTTCTAAGGCTGAAGAGGAAACATGTAATATCTGAAAACCAGTGGGAAATGTTATTTCCTACCTCCGGCGACCCACCGGACACGGAAACGTTCGATATTACATTTTTACATCTCTTGCTCCGCGAAATTTGCCATCTTACGGCCCCTTCAACTGGATGGCACAACATGCCTGCAGACGATGATAATAGCCTGGAGGCAAACCTTGTCCGAATAAAATGCTTTAGAAATGAGCTGTGCCACAGCGTCTCTACAGGAATTGCAAACACTGAATACGAGGACAAGTGGAACAAGATTGCGTCTTCTTTAGAGGCACTTGAAATGAGTGTCCAGAGAAAGAAATATGCAGAGAAAATTGAGGCGCTGAAGAAAGATCCCATTGATCACGATGTCCAGCGGCGCCTGGAAGAACAAGCTAAGATATGGGAAAAGGTGCGGGAACAAGAAAAGATTGACACGACGATTTTCAGCACCCGAAGCTGTCTACCGGACAGAATACCAGAAGAATGCGTATTTGGCCGCAACCAAGAAATAGAGCGTGTCAAGAAAATGGCTGAGGGTGGGGACATCGCTGTTGTCCTGGTTACTGGTGGACCTGGATTTGGAAAGACGACTGTGGCTAAAAGAGTGGCTCATGAATTGGCAAAATCAGAGAAGGAAGGGACTGTGCTATTTTGTGGTTTACTAACGAAGACAAATTTCAACGAAGTGGCGGTAGAAATGATCAATTCTTGTAGTACAAACAGCACGCAAGTACCAGAGAATCCGGGGCAGTGGTTAAGAGACTGGAGCAAACGAGTTCAAAACCAGGTCACGTTTGTTCTTGACAATGCAGATAGCGTCCTTGAGTCGAGCGATCGAGAATCATTTATAAGCATCTTATCTGACGTAAGAAAGTTATCGAGGCAAAAGGTGGCATTTGTCATAACTGCAAGGAAAACATTTGAGAATCCCGACCTGCAGTCTTGCGAAGTCAGATTGGGCCCTTTGTCCGCCGAACAGGCAAGAAATCTCCTCATTTCTAGGGTGAAAGTCTATGGAGATGCTCCGCAGAACCTTTCCAGGGCAGATTACATCGCCAAAAATCTATGTGGCTGCGTCCCTCTAGCACTTTGCATCGTTGGATCCTTGCTATCAGACTATTCTGAAGAAACGCTCATAGAAAGCCTTGAAAAGGAACCATTAGCGGTTTTAGAGGACGACCAAAGATCTGTTGAAAAGGCCATCAAGACTTCGTTTGACCTTTTGAACAAACCCGAACAAGAGACTTTCATTCTCTTATCTTTGTTCCAAGGTCCATTTGATCTTAATGCAGTCCAAGCTGTGACGAAGGCGGAATGTTCAATCTCCGGGGCTTTGCCTATCTCCATCCTGCGCTCATTAAAAAATAGATCTCTTGTGGAGAAGCCTTATTTCCACAGATATCAGATGCATCCACTCATTCAGTCATATGCAAAGAAGATTGGTCGAGACAAGTATGACAAACTTTTGGCAATGGGCGAAGAACTGGCTTGTGTACACTTTATGTTGCGCCTTGCGAATAATGCTAATAGTTACTGGGGTAAGAACACCTGCAAGGATTCCCTTGTATCATTTCAGGAAGACAAGTACAACTTcgaatattttcttcaaatttacgCTCGAGGTAGGGAAGAACAAGATCCAGAGATCGTGAATGGCTGTGAACTCTTTCTGAACAGTTTTCCGCAGAAATGCATGTATTTGGAAAGATGTCTTCATCCAAGGTTCTACACTGAGATCCTTGAAAGATTATTGAAAACATTTGACTCTGGAATCCAACCAGTGTATGTGGTAGATCTTTTGTGTCTTCTTGGTCATGAATACaggaaaaaaggagaacaagAGAAGTACAAAGAAGTCATGGATAGAGCGGAACAAATTCGTTTGGTGAGTGACGCTGCATTCGCGACAAAACCGCTATCAGAAGTCTATTTTCACAACAGCAATGCTCGCTTCCTTTCATATAAAAAAGACATTAAAGAGAACAAACGGATTGAAGAGGAGACTGCAATGGCTTTGAAAATATCCGGTGAACAGCTTCATGATCATCCGGAAAGAGCAGCGACTCTCCTCCTTTCAGGAATTATTTCAAAGCGCTGCAAGCAGTTCGATGCGGCCAAAAAACTGTTCAAAGAAGCGTTGGAACTCTTTCAAAAGAGCCTTGAGATACATTTTATGACTGCCGAAACCCTAAAGGCCACTGGAGACTTTTACTTCTTTCTTGCTGAAAAGTCCGAAGTCGACTTTGAAATCTGTCTTTATTATTATAAAGCTGCTTTGGAAATGTTCGACGTCCTAGGAGTGGGTGGAAGCAAAGAGAGCATCTTGACGCTAAAGAATTTTGGAATTTGTCACATGAAAAGTGAAAACTTTGACGAGGCAATGAATCTTCTCTCGAAAGCAGAGCAAATTGCTGAACGAGAGTTAGAAGAGGACCATACTTGGAAAGTCTCTATAAAGACTTCACTGGCCCTCTTGCTCGAGAAGATGAATTACGTAGAGCGGGCGATAAAAGTAATGCAGGAGGGACTGTTAATGGGAAAATTACTGAATCTGACCATTGACAAGATGGGAAACAAAGACCAACTTCGAGAATTTCTAAACCGGTATCCAGAGAAGTTCCCCGAGACTGAATTCCCAA GAAGTGTTGCCAGTCGAAAAGGCCATCGATTCGAACAGCCCCATGGGAAGTGGAAAGCTGGATTTGGAAGAGGAAGGCATCAATcagaaaattaa